CGACCTCGAGAGCGCGAGACTCAGTCAAGCGCCGCCCAGGAGTAGGCGAACCGCTGGAGCGCGGTCAGGTGACCGACGACCGCGAGGAAGACGAGCAGCCAGCCGATCACCGTGACTCCGCCCGGCTCGAGGTCGGCCAGCGGGTAGGCGACGAAGCCGACGATCCCGATGATCGCCAGTCGGTCCGCGCGGCCGACGAGGCCGCCGTAGACGCGGTCGAGGCCGACGGCCTGGGCCTGCGTGCCGAGGTAGGAGGTCATCACGACGCCCGTCACGGCCAGGAAGCCCAGCAGATAGTCGTCGATGCCCGCAGCGAGGCCGGCGATGACGACGATGTCGGCGTAGCGGTCGAGGACGTGATCGAGGAGGTCGCCGCCCGCGGAGGCGACCTGTTGTTCGCGGGCGAGCGCGCCGTCGATGATGTCCAGCCAGCCGTTGAGGAAGACCAGCGTCGCGGCCGCGACGTACCAGATCGGATCGGCGCGACCGCCCAGCGCGAACGCGGCCGCCGCGAGGACGGCCATGCCGAAGGCCAGCACGCTCACGCCGTCGGGGGTCAACCCGACGCGGTCGAAGCCTCTGACGAACGGATCCAAGAATCGGGAGACGTACGGTCTGAGTTTGTCCAGCGTCATGCCAGGTACCCCACGTAGTCGACCTCGCCGGCGCTCGGCTCTCGTTCGCCCGTCGCGACCGCCTCGAGGGCGTCCGCGACGGCCTCGGGATCGCGGTCGGTGGTATCGATCTCG
This portion of the Haloterrigena gelatinilytica genome encodes:
- a CDS encoding CDP-alcohol phosphatidyltransferase family protein → MTLDKLRPYVSRFLDPFVRGFDRVGLTPDGVSVLAFGMAVLAAAAFALGGRADPIWYVAAATLVFLNGWLDIIDGALAREQQVASAGGDLLDHVLDRYADIVVIAGLAAGIDDYLLGFLAVTGVVMTSYLGTQAQAVGLDRVYGGLVGRADRLAIIGIVGFVAYPLADLEPGGVTVIGWLLVFLAVVGHLTALQRFAYSWAALD